From the Paenibacillus sp. FSL H8-0548 genome, one window contains:
- a CDS encoding permease — protein MLKFLLRFGTPLLGLGCLIMLVLIATNRELPVYLFNAANMQSFKILFISIILEAFPFILLGVLFSALLQVFVTDDMIRKFTPKNPIAGVLFGALLGLLFPLCECGMIPVVRRLIRKGMPAYIGIVYLLAGPIVNPIVYASTFTAFRTTPAMAYSRMGLAFAVSVVVGFLLYKFMHSSPLKATAVVNHAHHGHTHSHEHDLNGKGFRGRVASILSHASDEFFEMGKYLIFGALLTAVIQTVIDRSTLAAFADQPLFSYVFMMGFAFILSICSTSDAFIASSFSGIFDFGPLLAFLVFGPMIDLKNTLMLLSTFRVKFVLILIALTAVLTLIGAWLTEVLL, from the coding sequence ATGCTGAAATTTCTGCTTCGTTTTGGTACGCCCTTGCTTGGTCTAGGTTGTCTGATCATGCTTGTACTAATCGCAACCAATCGAGAGCTGCCTGTTTATCTTTTCAACGCGGCTAATATGCAGTCCTTCAAGATATTGTTCATAAGTATTATATTAGAAGCATTTCCGTTCATTTTGCTAGGTGTTCTATTCTCCGCTCTGCTTCAAGTATTCGTGACGGATGATATGATTCGCAAGTTTACTCCCAAAAACCCCATCGCGGGAGTTCTATTTGGAGCGTTGCTTGGACTGTTATTTCCACTATGTGAATGTGGGATGATTCCCGTCGTTCGTCGTCTTATACGCAAAGGTATGCCTGCTTACATAGGAATTGTTTATCTTTTAGCTGGGCCGATTGTGAATCCTATTGTGTATGCGTCAACGTTTACAGCTTTCCGAACAACGCCTGCGATGGCTTACTCCCGTATGGGACTAGCCTTTGCTGTTTCTGTAGTCGTTGGGTTTCTGCTTTATAAATTCATGCACAGCAGTCCACTCAAAGCAACCGCAGTTGTAAATCATGCACATCACGGCCATACGCATAGTCATGAGCATGATTTGAATGGCAAAGGCTTTCGAGGCCGCGTTGCCTCCATTCTGTCTCACGCTTCAGATGAGTTTTTTGAAATGGGCAAATATTTGATTTTTGGCGCATTATTAACTGCCGTTATCCAAACGGTTATTGACCGCAGCACACTTGCTGCTTTTGCTGACCAGCCTTTATTCTCTTACGTATTTATGATGGGCTTTGCTTTTATTCTGTCGATCTGCTCAACATCCGATGCTTTTATTGCTTCATCGTTTAGCGGGATATTTGATTTCGGGCCGCTGCTTGCTTTTCTCGTATTCGGACCTATGATCGATCTAAAAAATACACTTATGCTGCTATCCACCTTTCGCGTTAAGTTTGTACTCATACTCATTGCTTTAACTGCTGTATTAACTCTAATTGGAGCCTGGTTAACGGAGGTACTGCTATGA
- a CDS encoding DUF5325 family protein, with translation MSKPLSLFFSVLAILFMSAMSVSISHSGWLVLLFGVLCLLTIGAGFIVKARMRRKKQG, from the coding sequence ATGTCCAAACCGCTTTCGTTATTTTTCTCGGTGCTTGCCATTCTATTTATGAGTGCGATGTCTGTCTCCATAAGTCATAGTGGCTGGCTGGTATTGCTATTCGGAGTGCTCTGTCTCTTAACTATCGGAGCAGGGTTTATTGTTAAGGCACGCATGCGCAGAAAAAAACAAGGCTGA
- a CDS encoding (2Fe-2S)-binding protein, whose product MNENMLKLLESSYSLTVNKQEDVVFSCPAVDLLDENKVKQLLDLYTPLIKGLESSVGEAYMTSWFRGPMLGLMYTISAWNKVPDVSLGNLTLQLYKASYNGYEYYTVSFLMENLEPTKGPELEEEYAEWAEEMLSRFFTQTLRPVFETIAKVGTLQVGMLWSQLPGTLQYGYDSLMSSDEGEQVKQRAAQTYALVKSLDGTVFGRSKNPFNIKFRMIESIACSDKQVRMKSACCLYYLIEGADYCFTCPRIKESERESRRAEYREKNPV is encoded by the coding sequence ATGAATGAGAATATGCTTAAGCTGCTGGAGAGCAGCTATAGTCTAACGGTCAATAAGCAGGAAGATGTTGTATTTAGCTGTCCTGCTGTAGATTTATTAGACGAGAACAAAGTAAAACAGCTATTGGACTTATATACGCCTTTAATTAAAGGTTTGGAATCTTCCGTTGGTGAAGCTTATATGACGAGCTGGTTTCGAGGACCGATGCTCGGATTGATGTATACGATCTCTGCTTGGAATAAGGTTCCGGATGTATCACTTGGCAATTTAACTTTGCAGCTTTATAAAGCGTCCTATAATGGATATGAATATTATACGGTCAGCTTCCTGATGGAAAATTTAGAGCCAACGAAGGGCCCTGAGCTAGAGGAGGAGTATGCTGAATGGGCCGAGGAAATGCTTAGCCGATTCTTTACTCAGACGCTCAGGCCGGTATTTGAGACGATTGCGAAGGTTGGTACGCTGCAGGTTGGAATGCTATGGAGCCAGCTTCCGGGCACATTGCAATATGGCTATGATTCCCTAATGAGCTCCGATGAAGGCGAACAGGTGAAGCAAAGGGCTGCTCAAACGTATGCGCTGGTGAAATCGCTCGATGGGACAGTTTTTGGAAGAAGCAAAAATCCATTCAACATAAAATTTAGAATGATAGAATCAATCGCTTGCTCAGATAAGCAGGTTCGAATGAAGTCAGCCTGCTGCTTGTATTATTTAATCGAAGGCGCTGATTATTGTTTCACATGTCCGAGAATTAAAGAGTCTGAGCGTGAAAGCCGCCGCGCAGAATACCGGGAAAAGAACCCAGTATAG
- a CDS encoding TIGR03943 family protein — translation MTHHLIRAAILTGFAMFIVYLDHTGEMMLYIAPRMELYVKLSALGLHAAAVYQIYAALQKRLGRAAPSCDCEHEPSPSIFKNIIIYGLFVFPLLLGFLVPTGTLGSALASKKGVSLSGIEGVERAPATSTKDNSLDSLFPYDEYTEAHAAYGKQLYTQPTISVPEVQFIETLTTLDLYREAFIGKQVEITGFVYREEDMGKERFAVSRFAMNCCSADALPYGLMIIWPKAMDYVEDEWISVKGSFTTSTYLDNEIITLEALKVERIKAPESPYVYPDFDFGL, via the coding sequence ATGACCCACCATCTGATAAGAGCCGCGATTTTAACCGGCTTTGCAATGTTTATCGTTTATTTGGACCATACTGGCGAAATGATGCTTTATATCGCTCCTCGAATGGAGCTATATGTGAAGCTATCCGCGCTGGGACTTCATGCTGCTGCTGTATATCAAATCTATGCTGCCCTCCAGAAGCGTTTGGGAAGAGCGGCGCCTAGCTGCGATTGCGAGCATGAACCCTCTCCCTCTATTTTCAAAAACATCATTATTTATGGGTTGTTCGTATTCCCGCTGCTGCTCGGTTTTCTTGTGCCCACTGGAACGCTTGGCAGCGCACTCGCTTCCAAAAAAGGAGTCAGTCTCTCAGGCATCGAAGGAGTTGAACGTGCTCCTGCAACGAGCACTAAGGACAATTCGCTTGACAGCTTGTTTCCTTACGATGAATATACCGAAGCACATGCCGCTTATGGCAAGCAGCTTTATACGCAGCCGACGATCTCGGTACCGGAGGTACAATTTATTGAAACATTAACTACATTAGACTTATATCGAGAAGCTTTCATCGGCAAGCAGGTCGAAATTACTGGATTTGTATATCGAGAGGAAGATATGGGCAAGGAACGTTTTGCAGTAAGCCGTTTCGCTATGAACTGCTGCTCTGCTGATGCGCTGCCTTATGGACTGATGATCATTTGGCCAAAGGCAATGGATTACGTGGAGGATGAGTGGATATCAGTCAAGGGCAGCTTCACGACCTCAACCTATTTGGATAACGAAATTATAACGCTGGAGGCCCTTAAAGTGGAGCGGATCAAAGCACCAGAATCTCCTTACGTATATCCTGATTTTGACTTTGGTCTTTAA
- a CDS encoding methyl-accepting chemotaxis protein — translation MIQWYYSLSVRNKLLITSYLNLAVIALIMLIILSVSGGSLTAGIIVIIIMAIVTLPLVSFIERAINTSFDEVKGTALRIAKGDFTQKIDTSNSSALGELGHSFNSMIDKLRDILTETTNIIRHVSDTSHSIFDKNNNIKMAMEQVAASATELATGANEISEDVSEMSESITEIEEKVSDYANSTKEMNTRSEQTLQLVDKGMRALDVQADGMRRNVEATALVSATIEELARKAQGISAITTTISDIAEQTNLLSLNASIEAARAGEHGRGFAVVAQEVRKLAEESSASTKQVFNLVKSIDEGIKQAIRDMKTNEEVVNIQTEHIKESEVVFADIVQSVQFITDKIYVFSQESDVMLESARKISGAIQNISAITQQSAAGTEQVSASMNEQIASVQAVVEETERMRTMAGQLLKTISVFKMK, via the coding sequence ATGATCCAATGGTACTATTCTCTTTCTGTACGAAATAAGCTATTGATCACTTCTTATCTTAATTTAGCGGTGATTGCTCTCATTATGCTTATTATTTTATCCGTATCTGGTGGCTCTCTCACTGCTGGTATTATTGTAATTATCATTATGGCAATCGTGACGCTTCCGCTTGTTTCCTTTATCGAGAGAGCGATAAACACCTCCTTTGATGAAGTAAAAGGAACAGCGCTTCGTATTGCAAAAGGCGACTTTACTCAAAAGATTGATACCAGCAACTCTTCGGCTTTAGGCGAACTTGGCCACTCCTTTAACAGCATGATCGATAAGCTCCGTGACATTCTAACAGAAACGACGAATATCATCCGGCATGTCTCCGATACCAGTCACAGCATTTTTGACAAAAACAACAATATTAAAATGGCTATGGAGCAGGTTGCTGCCAGTGCTACTGAGCTTGCAACAGGGGCAAATGAAATTTCCGAGGATGTATCGGAGATGAGCGAGTCGATTACTGAAATTGAAGAAAAGGTATCCGACTATGCTAACTCAACGAAAGAGATGAACACTCGCTCCGAGCAAACCCTTCAGCTCGTAGACAAAGGAATGAGGGCGCTCGATGTTCAAGCTGATGGAATGCGCCGAAACGTTGAGGCAACAGCGCTAGTATCTGCAACCATCGAAGAGCTTGCCCGCAAGGCGCAGGGAATAAGCGCCATTACAACAACAATTTCCGACATCGCTGAACAAACAAATTTATTATCGCTTAACGCCTCGATTGAAGCAGCTAGAGCTGGCGAACATGGCAGAGGCTTCGCGGTCGTAGCACAAGAGGTACGCAAGCTTGCTGAGGAATCCAGTGCTTCCACTAAGCAGGTATTCAATTTGGTGAAGAGTATCGATGAAGGAATCAAACAAGCAATTCGCGATATGAAAACCAATGAAGAGGTCGTTAATATTCAGACAGAGCATATTAAAGAATCAGAGGTTGTATTTGCAGATATTGTTCAAAGCGTTCAATTCATTACAGATAAAATATATGTTTTCTCTCAAGAGAGCGATGTTATGCTCGAGAGCGCTCGCAAAATTTCTGGAGCGATCCAAAACATATCCGCTATTACACAGCAATCCGCCGCCGGCACTGAGCAGGTATCCGCCTCCATGAACGAGCAAATCGCTTCGGTTCAAGCAGTCGTTGAGGAAACCGAGCGCATGCGCACAATGGCAGGTCAGCTTCTCAAAACAATCAGCGTATTCAAAATGAAATAA
- a CDS encoding fumarylacetoacetate hydrolase family protein encodes MKLLQFIHANQVKLGIKAEDGIIDIQAASQALGLTAPQSIDAVIGGGTEARTQLEAVIKAALETPSPAYIYNESTISFAPVVSSPQKIICVGLNYRKHAEETKAEIPTSPILFNKFANALAGHGGTVELPLTSAEVDYEAELAIIIGKPAKNVEEEAALDYVFGYSCANDLSARNLQRRTSQWMLGKSCDGFAPIGPFIVTADEINDPDSLAISCSVNGVQKQHSNTADMIFSCRSIVSYISKHMTLVPGDIILTGTPEGVVIGYPKEQRVFLKSGDVVAVQIERLGELIVTMA; translated from the coding sequence ATGAAGCTGCTGCAATTCATACATGCGAATCAAGTAAAGCTAGGCATCAAAGCCGAGGATGGTATTATCGATATTCAGGCTGCATCGCAGGCGCTTGGACTTACAGCTCCACAATCGATTGATGCGGTTATCGGCGGCGGCACTGAGGCTAGAACACAGCTGGAAGCTGTAATAAAGGCGGCATTGGAAACACCGAGTCCAGCATATATTTACAATGAGTCAACGATCTCTTTTGCGCCTGTCGTTTCTAGTCCGCAAAAAATTATTTGTGTGGGCTTGAATTATCGCAAGCATGCGGAGGAGACGAAGGCAGAAATTCCAACTTCACCTATTTTGTTTAATAAATTTGCGAACGCACTTGCTGGGCATGGTGGGACTGTCGAGCTTCCGCTTACGAGCGCTGAGGTTGATTACGAAGCGGAGCTTGCTATTATTATAGGAAAACCCGCCAAAAATGTTGAAGAAGAAGCTGCGCTGGATTATGTGTTTGGCTACAGCTGTGCGAATGATTTATCTGCACGGAATTTACAGCGCCGCACATCCCAGTGGATGCTTGGCAAAAGCTGTGATGGCTTTGCTCCGATCGGCCCATTTATTGTTACCGCGGATGAGATCAATGATCCTGACTCGCTTGCCATTTCATGCAGCGTAAACGGCGTACAGAAGCAGCATTCCAATACAGCAGATATGATTTTCTCATGCCGCTCGATCGTAAGCTACATATCCAAGCATATGACGCTTGTGCCCGGCGATATTATTTTGACAGGAACACCTGAGGGCGTCGTTATCGGCTATCCTAAAGAACAGCGCGTATTTTTGAAATCTGGAGATGTCGTTGCCGTTCAAATTGAGCGTTTGGGCGAGTTAATCGTCACGATGGCATGA
- the trpS gene encoding tryptophan--tRNA ligase: MKKVLSGIQPSGQLTLGNYIGAMQNFVKLQHTEECFFMIVDLHAISVPQEPAALREQTEAVAALFIAAGIDPLKANVFVQSHVRAHAELGWLLTTLANMGELERMTQFKDKSSGKESVGAGLFVYPTLMAADILIYNADLVPVGDDQKQHMELTRDLAHRFNTRFGKYFTIPEPYIPKVGARIMSLDDASKKMSKSNPNVGSSIFLLDSPDVIRKKISRATTDSDREVKYDPANKPEVSNLMSIYSHCANMTIDEIEARYEGQGYGPFKKGLAEHVVAVIEPLQARYNEIRSSGEINQILKQGGERASVIADRTLADVKELMGFLAPRD, translated from the coding sequence ATGAAAAAGGTACTTTCCGGCATTCAGCCAAGCGGTCAGCTTACACTAGGAAACTATATAGGCGCGATGCAAAACTTCGTAAAGCTGCAGCATACAGAGGAATGTTTTTTTATGATTGTGGATCTGCATGCGATTTCGGTTCCGCAGGAGCCGGCGGCACTTCGTGAGCAGACAGAGGCGGTAGCGGCATTATTTATAGCGGCAGGAATTGATCCTCTTAAAGCAAATGTATTCGTTCAATCGCATGTGCGGGCGCATGCCGAGCTTGGATGGTTGTTAACGACGCTTGCGAATATGGGCGAGCTGGAGAGAATGACTCAGTTTAAGGATAAATCGTCTGGGAAGGAATCGGTTGGCGCGGGCTTGTTCGTATATCCAACACTGATGGCTGCCGATATCCTCATCTATAATGCTGATCTTGTGCCTGTGGGCGACGATCAGAAGCAGCATATGGAGCTGACACGTGATCTTGCACATCGTTTTAATACAAGGTTTGGCAAATATTTCACCATTCCAGAGCCATATATTCCAAAGGTAGGCGCCAGAATTATGTCATTGGATGATGCAAGCAAAAAAATGAGCAAGAGCAATCCGAATGTCGGCAGCTCTATTTTTCTGCTTGATTCCCCAGATGTCATTCGCAAAAAAATTAGCCGTGCGACGACCGATTCTGATCGCGAGGTGAAATATGATCCGGCTAATAAACCGGAAGTTAGCAACCTGATGAGCATCTATTCGCATTGCGCTAATATGACGATTGATGAAATTGAGGCTCGATATGAGGGGCAAGGCTACGGTCCGTTTAAGAAGGGTCTGGCAGAGCATGTTGTTGCGGTTATTGAACCATTGCAGGCACGGTATAATGAAATTCGCAGCTCCGGCGAAATAAATCAAATTTTGAAGCAGGGTGGGGAGCGCGCTTCCGTTATTGCGGATCGTACTTTAGCAGACGTGAAAGAGCTGATGGGCTTTCTTGCACCTCGCGATTAA
- a CDS encoding metal-dependent hydrolase, producing the protein MDTGTHLVMGIGLAGLAAIDPVVAADQSIQTAVLLGTVIGSQAPDLDGLLRLKGNAVYIRNHRGISHSLPAIAIWTVLITGILQLFYRGGLPWLHVGGWVLLAVCVHVFTDLFNTYGTQAMRPFTDKWISWNIIHIFDPIIFTTHIIAILLWAGGLVNPAFLFPIMYLFLAIYFVWRTLTARSTVHRMKKLDSEYEEGDKYIAIPTISLSIWNIVKQAKAGGFVIGNLRSSSLTWLDRVQCSDHPAVAMSKNDPAIRSFLYFTSFACADVREHPFGYEVRWCDVRYRHRKQYPFVGVLLMNKKYETIGSYVGWLSDERLMKRLRMDTY; encoded by the coding sequence ATGGATACAGGCACACATCTCGTTATGGGCATAGGCTTAGCTGGACTCGCAGCCATTGATCCTGTTGTTGCAGCGGATCAATCCATTCAAACAGCCGTACTGCTTGGTACAGTAATCGGCTCGCAAGCGCCTGATTTGGACGGTCTGCTTCGTTTAAAAGGAAATGCTGTTTATATTCGCAATCATCGCGGTATTTCTCATTCCTTGCCGGCTATTGCCATATGGACCGTATTGATTACCGGCATTTTGCAATTGTTTTACCGTGGAGGCTTGCCTTGGCTCCATGTTGGAGGCTGGGTGCTGCTCGCCGTCTGCGTGCATGTCTTTACCGATCTGTTTAATACGTATGGCACGCAAGCGATGCGGCCCTTTACAGACAAGTGGATATCATGGAATATTATTCACATCTTTGATCCCATTATATTTACGACACACATCATTGCTATTTTACTGTGGGCGGGCGGCTTAGTAAATCCCGCATTCTTATTTCCGATTATGTATTTGTTTTTAGCTATTTATTTCGTTTGGCGAACATTGACTGCCAGAAGTACAGTTCATCGGATGAAGAAGCTCGATTCGGAATACGAAGAGGGTGACAAATACATCGCTATACCAACGATCTCCTTATCGATCTGGAATATTGTCAAGCAGGCGAAAGCAGGCGGCTTCGTGATCGGTAATTTACGCAGCAGCTCCTTAACCTGGCTAGACCGGGTGCAATGCTCTGATCATCCCGCGGTTGCGATGTCAAAAAACGATCCCGCTATCCGCTCCTTTTTGTATTTCACCAGCTTTGCTTGCGCGGACGTACGCGAGCATCCATTCGGCTATGAGGTAAGATGGTGCGACGTACGATATCGTCATCGCAAGCAATATCCATTCGTAGGCGTGCTCCTGATGAATAAGAAATATGAAACCATTGGCTCATATGTCGGATGGCTCAGTGATGAGCGATTAATGAAGAGATTGCGTATGGATACTTATTAA
- a CDS encoding transposase, protein MGESRQQYSDEFKEKTVQYIQEQTKSVPQIAEELNIPAETLHQWLAKHRKFENEPLVDREAIRQKDHRIEEQATEIEDLKEEIAILKKAMHFFSKERK, encoded by the coding sequence ATGGGTGAGAGCAGACAACAGTATAGTGATGAGTTTAAAGAAAAGACCGTCCAGTACATTCAAGAGCAGACAAAGAGTGTGCCGCAGATAGCAGAAGAACTAAACATTCCAGCGGAAACGTTACATCAATGGTTAGCGAAACATCGTAAGTTTGAAAATGAACCATTAGTCGATCGTGAAGCCATCCGTCAAAAAGACCATAGAATTGAGGAGCAGGCCACCGAGATTGAGGATCTTAAAGAAGAGATCGCGATTCTAAAAAAGGCCATGCACTTCTTCAGCAAAGAAAGGAAATAA
- a CDS encoding polysaccharide deacetylase family protein: protein MWKMPHQRKFWLQVVYTAILGFSLISLATDSIAASSLQQQIQTKPASDAKKRKTAGTSWVTLNKQFPNAFFLNGPRHSMRVALTFDDAPDSRYTPAILDILAEHHVCATFFVVGNRAAKYPSITKRIHNEGHVIGNHSYNHSVLSSLSMANYQNQIWKTDAIIQSIVGYSPHFIRPPYGELLPQQVKWSKQAGFTIVNWDVDSVDWKNNPSSSVVLQNIKSTLRPGSIVLQHAGGGDNQNLAGTLAALPKLIKLLQSKGYELVTLPELLGQAAARKPL from the coding sequence ATGTGGAAAATGCCACACCAACGAAAATTTTGGCTGCAGGTGGTGTACACAGCTATTCTCGGTTTTTCGCTAATAAGCTTGGCAACCGATTCAATTGCTGCTTCTAGCTTGCAGCAGCAAATACAAACCAAGCCAGCTTCTGATGCAAAAAAGCGCAAAACAGCCGGTACATCTTGGGTCACACTCAACAAGCAGTTTCCAAACGCTTTTTTCCTGAATGGGCCTCGTCATAGCATGCGAGTAGCGCTTACCTTTGATGATGCACCTGATTCTAGATATACGCCGGCTATTTTGGATATTTTAGCCGAGCATCATGTTTGCGCCACTTTTTTTGTCGTTGGAAATCGTGCTGCCAAATATCCTTCCATTACGAAACGAATACATAATGAGGGACATGTTATCGGAAATCATTCCTACAACCATTCGGTATTATCCAGCCTTTCGATGGCAAATTATCAAAACCAAATTTGGAAAACCGATGCCATTATTCAAAGCATCGTCGGCTACTCTCCTCATTTTATCCGGCCTCCATATGGCGAGTTATTGCCTCAGCAAGTGAAATGGAGCAAGCAAGCCGGATTTACAATTGTTAATTGGGATGTGGACTCGGTAGACTGGAAAAACAATCCGAGCAGTTCAGTTGTGCTGCAAAATATAAAAAGCACGCTTCGGCCAGGCTCTATTGTTCTCCAGCATGCTGGAGGAGGAGATAATCAAAATTTAGCCGGCACGCTTGCAGCTTTGCCTAAGCTCATAAAACTGCTCCAGAGCAAGGGCTATGAACTCGTCACGCTTCCTGAGCTATTGGGTCAAGCCGCTGCCCGCAAGCCTTTATAA
- a CDS encoding alpha/beta-type small acid-soluble spore protein: MAGRSGQLVVPQANQAIQQLKLEAAQELGVQIPQDGYYGNVSTRDAGSLGGYITKKLVQIAEQQLSGGSR; the protein is encoded by the coding sequence ATGGCAGGAAGAAGCGGTCAACTTGTTGTACCACAAGCTAACCAAGCTATACAGCAACTGAAACTTGAGGCAGCGCAAGAGCTCGGCGTACAAATCCCTCAAGATGGCTACTACGGTAATGTTTCGACGCGTGATGCAGGTTCCCTTGGTGGTTACATTACGAAAAAGCTAGTCCAAATTGCTGAGCAACAACTATCTGGCGGCTCCCGTTAA
- a CDS encoding 3D domain-containing protein, whose amino-acid sequence MFKKRSLAAAIVGLSVMMAAGTVNAASQTHTSIDNDTFWKLSKQYNVPLDKLLEANAKVDPLNLYKGIKLTIPSNETEIKAAQKSASTVKATAAEDAKTVIALNGKEYAYSKALLVQATAYTAAAAENGKWGAVDYFGAKLKVGTIAVDPKIIPLGTKLYVAGYDYNGLPKGGMIATATDTGGAIKGNRIDIFVPGVTSQAKSFGIQNVKVFILK is encoded by the coding sequence ATGTTTAAAAAACGCAGTTTAGCAGCAGCAATCGTTGGATTATCCGTCATGATGGCGGCAGGAACCGTTAACGCAGCTTCACAAACACATACTTCGATTGACAATGATACATTTTGGAAATTATCGAAACAATATAATGTTCCGCTTGATAAGCTTCTCGAAGCGAATGCAAAGGTTGATCCGTTAAACCTTTATAAAGGAATCAAGCTTACAATCCCATCTAACGAAACGGAAATTAAAGCTGCTCAAAAATCAGCTTCAACGGTGAAAGCAACTGCTGCTGAAGATGCTAAGACAGTTATTGCTTTGAATGGAAAGGAATACGCTTACTCTAAGGCGCTCCTTGTACAAGCTACTGCCTATACAGCGGCTGCAGCGGAAAATGGTAAATGGGGTGCTGTCGACTATTTTGGTGCTAAGCTTAAGGTGGGGACAATCGCTGTTGATCCTAAAATAATTCCGCTTGGCACGAAGCTTTATGTTGCTGGTTATGATTATAACGGATTGCCAAAAGGCGGGATGATCGCTACAGCGACCGATACCGGTGGGGCAATTAAAGGAAATCGAATTGATATCTTTGTTCCAGGCGTTACAAGTCAAGCTAAGTCATTCGGCATTCAAAACGTTAAAGTATTTATTTTAAAATAG
- a CDS encoding O-methyltransferase produces MQMDSVSLARQVEFVFRQLEGELTNATAGTVLINIRNNAVGKFGVKHHPIESKNGKLESMDKGLTALQVQAFKQLAIESLKYRKDWTHGEILYDFSVRSSANSWSASVLFESNYNMANWNSRYYPKRNDLWDSH; encoded by the coding sequence ATGCAAATGGATTCTGTTTCGCTCGCTCGTCAAGTGGAGTTTGTGTTTCGACAGCTTGAGGGTGAATTGACTAATGCAACGGCAGGTACTGTGTTAATTAACATCAGAAATAACGCGGTAGGAAAATTTGGGGTAAAGCATCATCCCATTGAAAGCAAAAACGGGAAGCTTGAGAGTATGGATAAGGGATTGACTGCTCTGCAGGTGCAAGCCTTTAAGCAATTGGCAATTGAATCGCTGAAATATCGTAAAGATTGGACGCATGGCGAAATTTTGTATGATTTCTCTGTTCGATCCAGTGCAAATTCGTGGTCTGCAAGCGTTTTGTTCGAATCAAATTATAATATGGCAAACTGGAATTCACGCTATTATCCGAAAAGAAATGATTTATGGGATTCTCATTGA
- the gerQ gene encoding spore coat protein GerQ: MQQPQATAFPAQAMQMAPPAVPSGAFVTPAGGNIVTLPAIEESYVENILRLNRGKMATFYMTYENNREWNAKIFKGVIEAAGRDHIVISDPSTGMRYLLLTLNLDYVTFDGPIAYEYPFHGSVVSSSTPLGTATLGTANSSR, encoded by the coding sequence ATGCAGCAGCCGCAAGCAACTGCATTTCCTGCCCAAGCTATGCAAATGGCACCTCCTGCTGTACCTAGCGGAGCTTTTGTCACACCTGCAGGAGGCAATATCGTTACACTTCCCGCCATTGAGGAATCCTATGTTGAAAACATACTGCGCCTTAATCGCGGTAAAATGGCGACCTTCTATATGACCTATGAGAACAATAGGGAATGGAACGCCAAAATTTTCAAAGGCGTCATTGAAGCAGCTGGACGTGATCACATCGTTATTAGTGATCCTTCAACGGGTATGCGTTACTTACTTTTGACGCTGAATCTTGACTATGTGACCTTCGATGGACCAATCGCATACGAATATCCGTTTCATGGCAGCGTAGTGAGCTCCTCAACTCCGCTAGGAACAGCTACGTTAGGCACCGCTAATTCTAGTCGCTAA